One window of Nostoc sp. C052 genomic DNA carries:
- a CDS encoding DUF3007 family protein: protein MRRIDAIGIGLGVFIAGGLAYVGLQLVGLDNQKAGIWSQVLLVSGLVGWLATYFFRAVGQKMTYHQQREQYEQDFLQKRLDELTPEELARIQAEIEQEEQSQV, encoded by the coding sequence ATGCGACGGATTGACGCTATTGGAATTGGCTTGGGTGTTTTTATTGCCGGCGGCTTGGCTTATGTAGGATTACAGCTAGTCGGTTTGGATAATCAGAAAGCTGGTATATGGAGCCAAGTCTTACTAGTCAGTGGGTTAGTTGGCTGGTTAGCCACCTATTTTTTCCGGGCGGTGGGACAAAAAATGACCTACCATCAACAGCGGGAACAGTATGAGCAAGACTTTCTGCAAAAGCGGCTAGATGAGCTTACTCCCGAAGAACTAGCACGAATTCAAGCTGAAATAGAACAAGAAGAGCAATCTCAGGTGTAA